A part of Miscanthus floridulus cultivar M001 chromosome 6, ASM1932011v1, whole genome shotgun sequence genomic DNA contains:
- the LOC136461081 gene encoding uncharacterized protein: MQRGAASARADPKEPIVRGEATEAAMKQAGEEAPTPREARALESGEAEASSIAEATEGEAEVAEAGASRASKAEVADTGAPRTTEAEVAKAGAPRTTEAEVAEAGLGAAEPAAQDAKTEAGQASELEARSLEKSMFLRWEWDVWDQLRQQKDLLANANELLSVRSVEVVDLRLRCADMKAEAAMARERAAPLATRIQELEEELTRVADERDTFRSWAEQEAASAKAIAEQLKVEQGEHLLTKGAQAEAVKVAEASWVKALAWKEKAKGLKKEASRAAEASVAVQLWGALHTGVKRALPIVSSHYAGIDLEAVSDGYVKAKDDEKAEEEVMKLVEAAETPSTALARLFEEEVVPPTPTANAGDPEF, translated from the exons ATGCAGCGTGGCGCGGCATCGgccagggccgacccgaaggagccaatCGTCcgaggagaggctaccgaggcggccatgaagcaggcgggggaggaggcgcctacgccCCGCGAGGCTAGGGCCCTCGAGTCAGGTGAAGCCGAGGCATCTTCAattgctgaggccaccgagggcgaggccgaggtggcggaggccggggCTTCCAGGGCTTCCAAAGCCGAGGTGGCGGACACCGGGgctcccaggaccaccgaggccgaggtggcgaaGGCTGGAgctcccaggaccaccgaggccgaggtggcggaggccggctTGGGCGCGGCGGAGCCGGCGGCCCAGGATGCGAAgacggaggcggggcaagcttcg gagctcgaggcccggtccctcgaGAAGTCGATGTTCCTCCGATGGGAgtgggacgtctgggaccagctccggcagcagaaggacctgctcgccaatgctaatgagcttctgtcggTGCGGAGCGTAGAGGTggtggacctccgccttcgttgtgctgacatgaAGGCTGAGGCGGCCATGGCTCGGGAGCGGGCCGCCCCTTTGGCGACGCGGAtccaggagctggaggaggagctgacccgggtggccgacgagcgggacaccttcaggtcctgggCCGAACAAGAGgcagcctctgccaaggccatcgccgagcagcTGAAGGTGGAGCAGGGCGAgcacctgctgacgaaaggtgcccaggcggaggctgtcaaggtggccgaggcctcctgggTCAAGGCCTTGGCCTGGAAggaaaaggccaagg GGTTGAAGAAGGAGGCCTCCCGAgcagctgaggcctctgtcgcagtgcag CTCTggggggcgctgcatacgggcgtcaagcgcgccctgcccatcgtctcctcgcactacgccggcatcgacctcgaggccgtcagcgaCGGTTACGTCAAGGCTAAGGATGacgagaaggccgaggaggaggtcatgaagctggtggaggcggctgagacCCCTAGTACGGCACTGGCcaggttgttcgaagaggaggtggttcctcctacgccgaccgccAATGCTGGCGACCCTGAATTTTaa
- the LOC136459236 gene encoding probable auxin efflux carrier component 9: MIPGSAVYHVVEAMAPLYTAAVLGYASVRWLKAFSDEQCKGINHFVALYAVPVLIFHMVSTNDPYHMNQRLIAADTLQKAVMLLALTAWAFWSHFRRRGRRDGKAESSPIKWVVTNFSVASLPNTIIMGVPLLNGMYGSVSGELMKQIVVMQFCIWYNVVIFLYEFMAARDGTAKISSAVVPQAAADDNHDRMVVDENGGSCIHRHAATDRSSHHQMVVNIEITEVVAAAAVASTTTAPVDGAAAAKELGAEDHGDANKVAVDLPPPTPVQPQVPSVMHVVWMATKKLLQIPNTYASFLGLIWSLMAFKIGFSMPKIVGDSLFIIYTTAVGLSMFASDFCQPISLRFVPCGYTIASLSMLLKFLIGPVIMLLASLAIGMHGTLLHIAVVQAALPLAVTSFVYAEEYKVHADIMSTGVILGIFISLPVTIVYYILLGL; encoded by the exons ATGATCCCGGGATCCGCGGTGTACCACGTCGTGGAGGCGATGGCGCCGCTGTACACGGCGGCGGTTCTGGGCTACGCGTCGGTGCGGTGGCTCAAGGCCTTCTCCGACGAGCAGTGCAAGGGGATCAACCACTTCGTGGCGCTCTACGCCGTCCCCGTGCTCATCTTCCACATGGTCTCCACCAACGACCCCTACCACATGAACCAGCGCCTCATCGCCGCCGACACGCTGCAGAAGGCCGTCATGCTGCTCGCGCTCACGGCCTGGGCCTTCTGGTCCCACTTCCGCCGGCGCGGCCGTCGCGACGGCAAGGCTGAGTCGTCGCCGATCAAGTGGGTGGTGACCAACTTCTCGGTGGCGTCGCtgcccaacaccatcatcatgggCGTGCCGCTCCTGAACGGCATGTACGGGTCCGTGTCGGGCGAGCTCATGAAGCAGATCGTCGTCATGCAGTTCTGCATCTGGTACAACGTCGTCATCTTCCTTTACGAGTTCATGGCGGCGCGGGACGGCACCGCCAAGATCAGCTCCGCCGTAGTGCCGCAGGCGGCGGCGGACGATAATCACGACCGTATGGTCGTCGACGAAAACGGCGGAAGCTGTATTCATCGTCATGCCGCCACCGACCGTAGTAGCCATCACCAGATGGTCGTCAACATTGAGATcacggaggtggtggcagcggcggcggttgcGTCGACGACCACGGCACCAGTCGACGGCGCGGCGGCCGCGAAGGAGCTGGGCGCAGAGGACCATGGAGATGCTAACAAGGTGGCCGTGGATCTCCCGCCGCCAACGCCGGTCCAGCCGCAGGTGCCGTCGGTGATGCACGTCGTGTGGATGGCCACGAAGAAGCTTCTCCAGATTCCGAATACCTATGCCAGCTTCCTTGGCCTCATCTGGTCTCTCATGGCATTCAA GATTGGATTCTCGATGCCAAAAATTGTTGGcgactctctgttcatcatctaCACAACCGCAGTTGGGCTGAGCATGTTCGCTTCAG ACTTTTGCCAACCTATATCACTACGGTTCGTGCCATGCGGGTACACCATCGCCTCGCTCTCCATGCTCCTCAAGTTCCTGATTGGCCCGGTCATCATGCTGCTCGCCTCGCTGGCCATAGGAATGCACGGCACCCTTCTGCACATTGCTGTCGTACAG GCGGCTCTCCCACTGGCCGTGACCTCATTCGTGTATGCGGAGGAGTACAAGGTCCACGCCGACATCATGAGCACTGG GGTTATTCTCGGGATATTTATCTCGCTGCCCGTCACAATTGTGTACTACATACTGTTGGGCCTTTGA
- the LOC136459237 gene encoding probable auxin efflux carrier component 9, with the protein MIPGSAVYHVVEAMAPLYTAAVLGYASVRWLKAFSDEQCKGINHFVALYAVPVLIFHMVSTNDPYHMNQRLIAADTLQKTVMLLALTAWAFWSHFRRRGRRDGKAESSSSAAASPIKWVVTNFSVASLPNTIIMGVPLLNGMYGSVSGELMKQIVVMQFCIWYNVVIFLYEFMAARDGTAKISSAVVPQAAADENHDRMVVDENGGSCIHRHAATDRSSHHQMVVNIEITEVAAAAAVASTTTAPVDGAAAAKELGAEDDGDANKVAVDLPPPTPVQPQVPSVMHVVWMATKKLLQIPNTYASFLGLIWSLTAFKIGFSMPKIVSDSLFIIYTTTVGLSMFASGTFIARQSRFVPCGYTIASLSMLLKFLIGPVIMLLASLAIGLHGTLLHIAVVQAALPLAVTSFVYAEEYKVHADIMSTGVILGIFISLPVTIVYYILLGL; encoded by the exons ATGATCCCGGGATCCGCGGTGTACCACGTCGTGGAGGCGATGGCGCCGCTGTACACGGCGGCGGTTCTGGGCTACGCGTCGGTGCGGTGGCTCAAGGCCTTCTCCGACGAGCAGTGCAAGGGGATCAACCACTTCGTGGCGCTCTACGCCGTCCCCGTGCTCATCTTCCACATGGTCTCCACCAACGACCCCTACCACATGAACCAGCGCCTCATCGCCGCCGACACGCTGCAGAAGACCGTCATGCTGCTCGCGCTCACGGCCTGGGCCTTCTGGTCCCACTTCCGCCGGCGCGGCCGTCGCGACGGCAAGGCTgagtcgtcgtcgtcggcggcggcgtcgcCGATCAAGTGGGTGGTGACCAACTTCTCGGTGGCGTCGCtgcccaacaccatcatcatgggCGTGCCGCTCCTGAACGGCATGTACGGGTCCGTGTCGGGCGAGCTCATGAAGCAGATCGTCGTCATGCAGTTCTGCATCTGGTACAACGTCGTCATCTTCCTCTACGAGTTCATGGCGGCGCGGGACGGCACCGCCAAGATCAGCTCCGCCGTAGTGCCGCAGGCGGCGGCGGACGAGAATCACGACCGTATGGTCGTCGACGAAAACGGCGGAAGCTGTATTCATCGTCATGCCGCCACCGACCGTAGTAGCCATCACCAGATGGTCGTCAACATTGAGATCACGgaggtggcggcagcggcggcggttgcGTCGACGACCACGGCACCAGTCGACGGCGCGGCGGCCGCGAAGGAGCTGGGCGCAGAGGACGATGGAGATGCTAACAAGGTGGCCGTGGATCTCCCGCCGCCAACGCCGGTCCAGCCGCAGGTGCCGTCGGTGATGCACGTCGTGTGGATGGCCACGAAGAAGCTTCTCCAGATTCCGAATACCTATGCCAGCTTCCTTGGCCTCATCTGGTCTCTCACGGCATTCAA GATTGGATTCTCGATGCCAAAAATTGTTAGcgactctctgttcatcatctaCACAACCACAGTTGGGCTCAGCATGTTCGCTTCAG GGACGTTCATAGCGCGGCAGTCGCGGTTCGTGCCATGCGGGTACACCATCGCCTCGCTCTCCATGCTCCTCAAGTTTCTGATTGGCCCGGTCATCATGCTGCTCGCCTCGCTGGCCATAGGATTGCACGGCACCCTTCTGCACATTGCTGTTGTACAG GCGGCTCTCCCCCTGGCCGTGACCTCATTCGTGTATGCGGAGGAGTACAAGGTCCACGCCGACATCATGAGCACTGG GGTTATTCTCGGGATATTTATCTCGCTGCCCGTCACAATTGTGTACTACATACTGTTGGGCCTTTGA